A section of the Paenibacillus odorifer genome encodes:
- a CDS encoding glycerophosphodiester phosphodiesterase, with amino-acid sequence MNNIINFAHRGASAVCPENTMAAFRKGLELGATGIETDVQMTKDGGLVLIHDETLNRTTSGTGYVKDHSLAELLEVDAGSWFGPEFKDERLPLLEDLLDLLQGRDTILNIELKNGTFLYPGMEEKVIAAVRDFKMSDRVIFSSFNHYSLAYCQSLAPEIRTGILYGEGLYRPWDYAATLGATALHAYHFAVLPEFVEEAAKHGVAYHPWTVNDPERMKYLIEAGVSGIITDHPDLLAGLLADKGV; translated from the coding sequence ATGAACAACATCATTAATTTTGCGCATCGTGGAGCGTCGGCAGTGTGTCCAGAAAATACTATGGCAGCATTCCGCAAAGGTCTTGAGCTGGGTGCAACTGGAATAGAAACTGATGTACAAATGACCAAGGATGGCGGCCTAGTCCTCATTCATGATGAAACTCTAAACCGCACGACAAGCGGAACCGGCTATGTGAAGGATCATTCACTCGCAGAATTGCTGGAAGTGGACGCAGGCTCATGGTTCGGACCTGAATTCAAAGATGAGCGCCTTCCATTGCTGGAGGATTTATTAGATCTGCTGCAAGGTAGAGATACCATACTAAATATCGAGCTTAAAAATGGCACTTTTTTATATCCGGGCATGGAGGAAAAAGTGATCGCGGCCGTACGGGATTTCAAGATGAGCGATCGCGTCATTTTTTCGAGCTTCAACCATTATTCACTAGCTTACTGTCAGTCGCTGGCACCGGAGATCAGAACAGGAATTCTCTACGGGGAAGGTCTGTATCGTCCTTGGGATTATGCAGCTACGCTTGGAGCGACCGCGTTGCATGCGTATCATTTTGCGGTACTGCCTGAATTCGTCGAAGAAGCTGCAAAGCATGGCGTCGCCTACCATCCTTGGACCGTTAACGATCCCGAGCGGATGAAATATTTAATTGAAGCTGGTGTATCAGGCATTATTACCGATCATCCAGACCTGTTGGCTGGACTTCTGGCTGACAAGGGAGTGTGA
- a CDS encoding histidine phosphatase family protein: protein MTTIGLIRHGSTAWNKEGRVQGHTDNSLDAEGLQQAQLLAERLSTEQWDYIYSSDLLRARQTAEVIAERLGLEITGLAPGIREMYAGLIEGTTQQERIERWGTDWKTLDLGLETPEASELRGSEVIEEIAARHPGSHILIVSHGAILRSSLRRLLPELDGTVLLNNTSITRITKSESDGSWNCELYNCARHLEKE, encoded by the coding sequence ATGACTACAATAGGTTTAATTCGCCATGGAAGTACCGCGTGGAATAAAGAAGGCAGAGTGCAAGGGCATACGGATAATTCATTGGATGCTGAAGGCCTGCAACAGGCACAACTACTGGCTGAACGTCTTAGCACAGAACAATGGGATTACATATATTCAAGTGATTTACTCAGAGCGCGGCAAACGGCAGAGGTTATTGCAGAAAGATTAGGCCTTGAGATCACGGGTTTAGCGCCGGGCATTCGAGAGATGTATGCGGGACTTATTGAAGGAACTACGCAGCAAGAGCGGATTGAACGATGGGGAACCGATTGGAAGACGTTAGATTTGGGTTTGGAAACTCCAGAAGCCAGCGAGCTCAGAGGCAGCGAAGTGATTGAAGAAATTGCGGCGAGACATCCAGGCAGCCATATTCTGATCGTTAGCCATGGTGCAATTTTACGCAGTAGCCTTAGAAGACTACTTCCAGAACTGGACGGCACAGTATTATTGAACAATACGTCAATTACGCGAATAACAAAATCCGAATCGGATGGCTCCTGGAACTGCGAGTTATATAATTGTGCGCGGCATTTGGAGAAAGAGTAA
- a CDS encoding phosphodiester glycosidase family protein encodes MKKLGSTLFLTFLLLIPLVATCPSTVGATPLPKNTVYVDKNNHSYIPLRLLNSFTGIQSVWNPNEKRISITNADTTITLTLGQTAALVNEKSVTLTDLAFSDNGTVYIPLSFISTTLGIQLTWDKEASSLTLKSNDIATTVPVQSGALIKADSSPVVSASKTFKVGGRSFKAQTVTVSLLHPKVKLDVVLAGNTVGKVEDLSSLAKRNNAVVAINGTFFDAYTKGAYKAPYGYIVSGGKMLKNSSGDRRTIFTYDSNHLASLIPGLDFTSRFASGSMEGALQAGPRLLVNGKVSLNVAAEGFKDPKILTGGGARSALGLTRDHKLILLTTGGATIPQLAEMMKQAGAYQAMNLDGGASSGLYYNGKYLTSPGRQISNAIVVKYQ; translated from the coding sequence ATGAAAAAGCTAGGGTCCACTTTGTTTCTTACCTTCTTACTGCTCATTCCACTTGTCGCCACTTGCCCTTCCACTGTTGGTGCAACACCGCTTCCTAAAAACACCGTCTATGTGGACAAGAATAACCATTCATACATACCACTGCGTCTATTAAATAGCTTCACTGGTATACAATCTGTATGGAATCCTAACGAAAAACGTATAAGCATTACGAATGCAGACACAACCATAACGCTTACATTAGGTCAAACCGCTGCGCTCGTCAATGAAAAGTCGGTTACACTAACTGATCTTGCTTTCAGTGATAACGGCACGGTATATATTCCGTTGTCTTTTATCAGCACAACACTTGGCATTCAATTAACTTGGGATAAGGAAGCCTCTTCATTAACCCTTAAGAGTAATGATATTGCAACCACTGTTCCTGTACAGTCCGGCGCACTAATCAAAGCGGATTCTTCACCAGTTGTCAGCGCTAGTAAAACCTTCAAGGTTGGCGGCAGATCCTTCAAAGCCCAGACAGTTACAGTGTCCCTGCTGCATCCTAAGGTGAAACTTGATGTCGTACTGGCTGGAAATACGGTTGGAAAAGTGGAGGACCTAAGCAGTCTGGCTAAACGTAATAATGCCGTAGTTGCGATTAACGGAACGTTTTTTGATGCCTATACAAAAGGGGCATACAAAGCTCCATACGGTTACATTGTCAGCGGTGGAAAAATGCTTAAAAATAGCTCCGGGGATCGCCGGACGATTTTTACCTATGACAGCAACCATCTGGCGTCACTGATTCCTGGGCTGGATTTCACAAGCCGCTTCGCTTCCGGCTCCATGGAAGGAGCTCTTCAAGCCGGCCCGCGTCTTCTTGTGAACGGCAAGGTATCCCTTAATGTTGCGGCAGAAGGCTTCAAGGATCCGAAAATCTTGACCGGCGGCGGAGCCCGCAGCGCGCTCGGATTAACACGCGACCATAAGCTCATTCTGCTAACCACTGGTGGAGCCACCATCCCACAGCTGGCAGAAATGATGAAGCAAGCTGGAGCGTATCAAGCCATGAATCTGGATGGTGGTGCATCCAGCGGGCTCTACTACAACGGCAAATATCTCACGTCCCCCGGGCGTCAGATCAGCAATGCAATTGTAGTCAAATATCAATAA
- a CDS encoding GGDEF domain-containing protein has product MCELKVVEVQIYLQTLMSIIIAGVVGYLVLRFYRDVASKESKQRAVYTGLSIITIVVGLWAMHQLGKKSLEETIEVNGGIFTPLLIYALTIAVLMFLLTRLNLVLAEREQLKELAYKDGLTGLLNKNGMDHFWDRCKVNEQLAVLFMDLNRFKSINDSLGHHVGDLLLQEVGGRLSQFSSKRKRHIFRIGGDEFVIVAKGCNQKEAEQLAVQILEKTTRHYQLGEHNLFVSASIGISISHGKVDHFRLLHEADTAMYTAKQLGTGRYSVFKN; this is encoded by the coding sequence ATGTGCGAATTAAAGGTGGTAGAGGTTCAGATTTATTTACAAACGTTAATGTCCATTATCATCGCAGGAGTTGTAGGTTATTTAGTATTGAGATTTTACCGGGATGTTGCTAGTAAGGAATCAAAACAAAGAGCGGTTTACACGGGCCTTTCCATTATAACTATCGTCGTTGGATTGTGGGCAATGCATCAGTTAGGCAAAAAATCCTTAGAAGAAACTATAGAGGTCAATGGGGGGATTTTCACTCCGTTATTGATATACGCGCTTACGATAGCTGTTTTAATGTTTTTGCTTACACGGCTGAACCTTGTTTTGGCGGAAAGAGAGCAGCTTAAGGAACTTGCCTATAAGGATGGCTTAACGGGGCTGTTAAACAAGAATGGAATGGATCACTTTTGGGATCGCTGCAAAGTAAATGAGCAACTAGCCGTATTGTTTATGGATTTGAACCGTTTCAAATCAATTAATGACAGCTTAGGACATCATGTGGGCGATTTACTGCTGCAAGAGGTGGGAGGAAGGTTAAGTCAATTCTCCAGCAAAAGAAAACGCCATATTTTCCGCATAGGCGGTGATGAATTTGTGATCGTAGCTAAAGGCTGCAATCAGAAGGAAGCGGAGCAGTTAGCGGTGCAGATTCTGGAGAAGACGACCAGACATTATCAGCTGGGAGAGCACAACCTCTTTGTATCTGCGAGCATAGGCATCAGCATTAGTCATGGCAAGGTGGATCATTTCAGGCTGCTGCATGAAGCAGATACAGCGATGTACACCGCCAAACAGCTCGGGACAGGTCGTTATTCAGTTTTTAAAAATTAG
- a CDS encoding sensor histidine kinase, which yields MRLFWRDQISLILFYLLQMLLIPLLYWLSGENRPISIMLYGIALSTVVLLLYLGYRYVQHRRLYAALSEPMDMLQKHLVSLGDTPLSEAIHELLQLIDRQYQEQVNAHARQMDQHIVFMNRWVHQMKTPLSVIQLTLKDLEEEAAASIQEELERLRGGLEMVIYTSRLDRFENDFQVEPLLLRKTVSEAVAENRRLFIRRGIKVDIQVDANLAVYSDAKWLMFMLAQILTNAVNYTSGSGKTVTLSAQRVGTDTILDITDQGIGISPEDLKRVFNPYFTGDRGRHYHESTGMGLYLVREICNRLEHKVDIQSRLGEGTRVRLIFSNSDHLQK from the coding sequence ATGAGGCTTTTTTGGAGAGACCAGATCTCACTGATCCTATTCTATCTGCTTCAGATGCTGCTTATCCCTTTGCTGTATTGGCTGTCTGGTGAGAACAGACCTATCTCTATCATGCTTTATGGAATCGCCTTGAGTACCGTAGTTCTACTGCTATATCTAGGCTACCGATACGTTCAGCACCGGAGATTGTATGCAGCATTAAGCGAACCTATGGACATGCTCCAAAAACATCTTGTTTCCTTAGGAGACACTCCTCTTTCAGAAGCTATCCATGAGTTATTGCAGCTTATTGACCGCCAGTATCAAGAGCAAGTGAATGCGCATGCGCGCCAGATGGATCAGCATATCGTATTCATGAATCGCTGGGTTCATCAAATGAAGACCCCGCTCTCTGTAATTCAGCTTACGCTAAAGGATCTTGAAGAGGAGGCTGCCGCAAGTATTCAGGAGGAACTGGAACGTCTGCGCGGAGGGCTGGAGATGGTTATCTACACTTCAAGACTTGACCGATTTGAAAATGATTTTCAAGTTGAACCGTTACTTCTGCGCAAAACCGTTAGTGAGGCGGTAGCCGAAAATCGCAGACTATTCATACGCCGGGGCATAAAAGTAGATATACAGGTGGATGCCAATCTAGCGGTATATAGCGATGCCAAATGGTTAATGTTTATGCTGGCCCAAATCTTAACTAATGCCGTAAACTATACCTCCGGTTCTGGCAAAACCGTTACCCTCTCAGCTCAGCGTGTGGGCACCGACACTATTCTGGATATTACCGATCAAGGGATCGGCATTTCTCCTGAGGATCTGAAGCGGGTCTTTAATCCCTACTTTACGGGTGACCGCGGACGACATTATCATGAATCGACAGGGATGGGGCTGTATCTCGTCCGGGAGATTTGCAACAGGCTCGAACACAAGGTGGATATTCAGTCCCGGCTCGGGGAAGGAACCCGCGTGCGGCTTATTTTTAGCAACAGTGATCATCTACAGAAATAA
- a CDS encoding GNAT family N-acetyltransferase, whose protein sequence is MNINFRSYRSEDLLKVRHFLIQSYSKLKTPNTWLIDRWEFVVFFQETRSGTLEQWEQKVGLWEYENGELAAVVCMDDGFYFQCAEMNPPEKLLEEMFAFAEQKAEEENGGYVELYVPIPENMTSAAEVARKRGYHQTGGKESVNSLRLNKEFPVELPSGFRICSGDEIEVTAKALGHIMAFDYAETVEAELTLLHYGNMSNAPSYNPQLDLSVVNDAGEVVSFCNIFWDSSNRIGVLEPVGTSINYRKLGLGRAVLHEGFNRLKQLGASKVYVGSMQPFYEKLGFTTEVWLQVWEYSGHTD, encoded by the coding sequence ATGAACATTAATTTTAGAAGCTACCGTTCAGAAGATCTGCTAAAGGTACGTCATTTTCTTATACAAAGTTATAGTAAGCTAAAGACTCCAAATACCTGGCTTATAGACCGCTGGGAATTCGTTGTTTTTTTTCAGGAGACGAGAAGTGGAACGCTGGAGCAGTGGGAACAAAAAGTAGGCTTATGGGAGTATGAGAATGGAGAGCTTGCAGCTGTAGTGTGCATGGACGATGGGTTCTATTTTCAGTGTGCTGAGATGAATCCTCCGGAAAAATTACTTGAAGAAATGTTCGCTTTTGCTGAACAAAAAGCTGAGGAAGAGAACGGTGGTTACGTAGAGCTGTATGTGCCAATACCGGAGAATATGACTTCTGCGGCGGAGGTTGCTCGTAAGAGGGGGTATCATCAAACGGGTGGTAAGGAAAGCGTAAACTCCTTGCGATTGAATAAGGAATTTCCTGTGGAGCTCCCCTCTGGATTCAGAATTTGCAGCGGAGATGAGATCGAGGTTACTGCAAAAGCGCTCGGACATATTATGGCCTTCGACTATGCAGAAACGGTGGAGGCAGAGCTCACGCTGCTGCATTATGGGAATATGAGTAACGCTCCAAGCTATAATCCGCAGCTCGATCTTAGCGTTGTGAATGACGCGGGCGAAGTGGTTTCCTTTTGTAATATTTTTTGGGACAGCAGCAATAGAATTGGCGTTCTGGAGCCTGTAGGCACATCCATTAATTATCGAAAGCTGGGACTGGGACGGGCGGTCCTACACGAAGGATTTAACCGTTTAAAACAACTCGGAGCTAGTAAAGTTTACGTAGGTTCGATGCAGCCTTTCTACGAGAAATTGGGCTTTACTACTGAAGTTTGGTTGCAGGTGTGGGAATATTCAGGTCACACAGATTAA
- a CDS encoding response regulator transcription factor, with protein METILIIEDDAKLASLLSTYLSKYGFLTIIVEDFNRVLETFNESSADLILLDVNLPKYDGFYWCRQIRSLSLCPILFISARDSGMDQVMALENGGDDYITKPFHYEVVLAKIRSHIRRAYGSYSQTQEEHKLQSGGLILYPERYVIQYDGHTSELTQKEAVLLEALLLKEGRVVNRERLLDLMWKDQHFIDDNTLNVYITRVRKKLKDLGLGDIVETVRGAGYRLNVSKDTP; from the coding sequence ATGGAGACAATTCTAATCATAGAGGACGATGCCAAGCTGGCAAGCTTGCTGAGCACGTATCTATCAAAATATGGGTTCCTTACAATTATTGTAGAAGATTTCAACAGGGTGCTGGAGACTTTTAATGAAAGCTCGGCTGACCTTATCTTACTGGACGTCAATCTGCCTAAATATGATGGGTTCTACTGGTGCCGCCAGATCCGTTCCCTCTCACTCTGCCCGATTCTGTTCATTTCTGCACGGGATAGTGGAATGGATCAGGTGATGGCGCTTGAGAATGGCGGGGATGATTATATCACTAAGCCTTTTCACTATGAGGTTGTGCTTGCCAAAATCCGCAGCCACATACGTAGAGCATACGGTTCATACTCACAGACTCAAGAAGAGCATAAACTCCAGTCTGGAGGTTTAATCCTCTATCCTGAACGATATGTGATCCAATACGACGGGCACACGAGTGAGCTAACCCAGAAGGAAGCGGTTCTACTGGAAGCTTTACTGCTTAAGGAAGGACGAGTGGTTAACCGGGAGCGTCTGCTCGATCTCATGTGGAAGGATCAGCATTTCATAGATGACAATACATTAAATGTCTACATAACCCGTGTCCGCAAAAAGCTCAAGGATCTCGGTCTTGGTGACATTGTGGAAACCGTAAGAGGCGCTGGCTATCGGCTTAATGTCTCTAAGGATACGCCATGA
- a CDS encoding STM4011 family radical SAM protein, translating to MNAVLYYRGSLTSCNYDCPYCPFGKTRDSAATLAKDRQGLEAFVAWASEQGAAGHRLSIFFNPYGEGLIHRWYKEAMIALSNMDHVEKVAIQTNLSANLDFISQLNRKKVAFWATYHPGQVREDKFLAQCMTLYENDVPFSVGSVGIRSAFSAIASLRSALPENVYLWVNAYKDKPDYYTAEDFAFLSEIDPHFSVNAMDYESLGQACNAGKDVFYVQGAGLVKRCYKDRGVIGNLYRDGLEGLSAVRSCRMKVCDCYIGYIHMPELKLRSIYEAGLLERIPYGAMNN from the coding sequence ATGAATGCGGTCCTCTACTACCGCGGCTCCCTCACGTCCTGCAACTATGATTGCCCCTATTGTCCTTTTGGCAAAACAAGAGACAGCGCAGCTACGCTCGCCAAGGACCGCCAGGGGTTGGAGGCCTTTGTAGCATGGGCGTCTGAGCAAGGTGCGGCAGGTCATCGGCTTTCTATATTTTTTAATCCCTATGGCGAAGGGCTGATTCATCGCTGGTACAAAGAAGCAATGATTGCGCTCTCCAATATGGACCATGTAGAGAAGGTAGCGATTCAGACCAACCTTTCTGCCAACCTGGATTTCATCTCCCAGCTGAATCGTAAAAAAGTGGCCTTTTGGGCCACCTACCACCCCGGACAAGTGCGGGAGGATAAATTTCTGGCGCAATGTATGACTTTATACGAGAACGACGTTCCGTTTAGTGTGGGAAGCGTTGGAATACGCAGCGCTTTTTCAGCTATAGCTTCACTTCGCTCTGCATTACCAGAGAACGTGTACTTATGGGTCAATGCTTACAAAGATAAACCGGATTATTATACAGCTGAGGATTTTGCCTTCCTTAGCGAGATTGATCCACATTTTTCTGTAAATGCTATGGATTATGAAAGCCTTGGCCAAGCCTGCAATGCAGGAAAAGATGTTTTTTATGTACAGGGCGCTGGGCTTGTGAAACGCTGCTATAAGGACAGAGGTGTCATAGGCAATCTTTACCGTGATGGGCTCGAAGGTCTCTCTGCGGTTAGAAGCTGCCGCATGAAGGTATGCGATTGTTATATCGGTTATATTCATATGCCCGAGCTGAAGCTGCGGAGCATCTATGAAGCTGGACTTTTGGAACGAATCCCTTATGGCGCTATGAACAACTGA
- a CDS encoding SLC45 family MFS transporter produces MKKVWLLGFGFFSISITWSLYNAFVPFFLEKYVHSVALISFMMTIDNYFALFLQPWIGNRSDRTTSRFGRRMPYLMIGMPFAAVLTMLIPFHTGLFTLLLFMMLMNLAMSLYRSPTVALMPDITPEEQRTKANGLINFMGGFGSILAFGVGSILYKSNPALPFLVAGLITLLCLFIVSRFIKEKRDGVNISPTLLSDTAGSPSATIVKPSRVSFRGQLDRTTVFLLAAIFFWFVAYQGVETLFTLYGKNHLGLSEQAASFSLTFFSLAFVLFAIPSGWLGGRFGKKKIIIVGVCGLMTVFALVGFAQDLLVLRALLLTGGIFWACININSYPYVVATGTEESIGTRTGMYYLVSSLAAISSPPLLGLMIDIFDYSILFYVAAISMAVALLCLFLMKGRKQVPHKFHTPGA; encoded by the coding sequence GTGAAAAAAGTCTGGCTGCTCGGATTCGGCTTTTTCAGCATCAGCATTACATGGAGTCTGTATAACGCATTTGTACCTTTTTTCCTCGAAAAATATGTACATAGTGTAGCCCTAATCAGCTTCATGATGACGATTGATAATTACTTCGCCTTATTCTTGCAGCCTTGGATCGGCAATCGGAGTGACCGCACGACCTCGCGTTTTGGACGCAGAATGCCTTATCTTATGATCGGTATGCCCTTCGCTGCCGTGCTGACTATGCTGATTCCGTTTCATACCGGACTATTTACACTGCTTTTATTTATGATGCTGATGAATTTAGCCATGAGTTTATACCGTTCCCCTACCGTCGCTCTCATGCCCGACATAACACCTGAAGAGCAGCGTACAAAGGCTAACGGACTAATTAATTTCATGGGTGGATTCGGATCAATTCTGGCTTTCGGCGTGGGTTCGATCCTCTATAAATCAAATCCTGCGCTGCCGTTTCTCGTTGCTGGACTGATTACCCTGTTATGTCTGTTTATCGTATCGCGCTTCATCAAAGAAAAACGGGATGGTGTGAATATAAGCCCTACGCTTCTATCCGATACAGCGGGGAGCCCTTCTGCGACGATAGTTAAGCCTTCCAGAGTCTCCTTTCGCGGCCAGCTGGATCGTACTACAGTATTTCTACTGGCAGCGATTTTCTTCTGGTTTGTAGCTTATCAAGGGGTCGAAACCTTATTCACGTTGTATGGTAAAAACCATCTGGGCCTCAGTGAACAAGCAGCCTCCTTCTCCCTTACCTTTTTCTCCCTTGCCTTTGTGCTGTTCGCTATTCCGAGCGGTTGGCTGGGTGGGCGATTCGGGAAAAAGAAGATCATTATCGTCGGCGTATGTGGCCTGATGACGGTCTTTGCGCTTGTTGGGTTTGCACAGGACCTGCTGGTGCTTCGAGCGTTGCTCCTGACAGGAGGAATCTTCTGGGCTTGTATCAACATCAACTCTTATCCTTATGTTGTTGCTACGGGGACTGAGGAAAGTATTGGTACTCGAACAGGGATGTATTATTTGGTCTCTTCACTGGCAGCGATCAGCTCGCCTCCTTTGCTGGGGCTAATGATTGATATTTTTGATTACTCCATCCTGTTCTATGTAGCAGCGATTAGTATGGCGGTTGCCCTGCTCTGCCTTTTCTTGATGAAGGGACGCAAGCAAGTACCCCACAAGTTTCACACACCGGGAGCCTAA